The Ziziphus jujuba cultivar Dongzao chromosome 7, ASM3175591v1 genome includes a region encoding these proteins:
- the LOC107424935 gene encoding uncharacterized protein LOC107424935 isoform X1 codes for MRMRNKYRKPTRLSCNAGSRCSISAVVWSLIGCLLILHLYSLVHQKDGMGGEIQFRMTHQPQFRELEEVEEENIQIPPPRGKRSPRAAKRRPKRTTTLVDEFLDENSQLRGVFFPDERTAVDPMKDLGNDTFYYYPGRIWLDTDGNPIQAHGGGILYDEKTRTYYWYGEYKDGPTYHAHKKGAARVDIIGVGCYSSKDLWKWKNEGVVLLAEEKNETHDLHKSNVLERPKVIYNQKTGKYVMWMHVDDANYTKAAVGVAISDYPTGPFDYLYSKRPHGFESRDMTIFKDDDGMAYLVYSSEDNSELHIGPLTEDYLDVTETMRRILVGQHREAPALFKHDETYYMITSGCTGWAPNEALAHAAESIMGPWETMGNPCIGGNKMFRLTTFFAQSTYVVPLPSFPGSFIFMADRWNPADLRDSRYVWLPLIIGGPVDQPLDYNFGFPLWSRVSIYWHRKWKLPQGWSGLTWM; via the exons ATGAGGATGAGGAACAAATACAGGAAACCAACCCGTTTAAGTTGCAATGCAGGGAGCAGATGTTCAATATCTGCTGTGGTGTGGAGCTTGATAGGTTGTCTTCTCATTCTTCATCTATACTCCCTTGTTCACCAAAAGGATGGGATGGGCGGAGAGATCCAGTTTCGCATGACTCACCAACCACAGTTCCGTGAACTTGAAGAGGTGGAGGAAGAAAATATCCAAATCCCCCCACCTAGGGGAAAAAGATCCCCACGTGCAGCTAAAAGAAGGCCTAAGCGGACAACCACTCTGGTCGATGAATTTCTAGATGAGAATTCACAACTTAGAGGAGTATTCTTTCCTGATGAGAGAACTGCTGTAGATCCAATGAAGGATTTGGGGAATGATACCTTTTACTATTACCCTGGAAGGATTTGGTTGGATACTGATGGAAATCCAATTCAAGCCCATGGAGGTGGTATTCTTTATGATGAAAAGACAAGGACATACTATTGGTATGGAGAATATAAAGATGGACCCACCTATCATGCTCACAAGAAAGGAGCAGCACGG GTTGACATCATAGGAGTTGGTTGCTATTCTTCCAAGGACTTGTGGAAATGGAAGAACGAAGGTGTTGTGCTGCTAGCAGAAGAGAAAAATGAAACACATGATCTACACAAATCCAATGTTCTTGAGAGGCCAAAAGTGATTTACAACCAGAAGACAGGGAAGTATGTAATGTGGATGCATGTTGACGATGCCAACTACACTAAAGCTGCTGTTGGTGTAGCAATTAGTGATTACCCAACTGGTCCTTTTGATTATCTATATAGCAAACGGCCACATGGTTTCGAAAGCAGAGATATGACCATTTTCAAGGATGATGATGGCATGGCATATCTGGTTTACTCCTCTGAAGACAATAGTGAACTTCACATTGGACCATTAACTGAAGATTATCTCGATGTGACAGAAACCATGAGAAGGATTCTAGTGGGACAACACCGGGAAGCCCCTGCTCTGTTCAAGCACGATGAAACTTATTACATGATCACCTCAGGCTGCACTGGATGGGCACCAAATGAGGCTCTAGCGCATGCAGCAGAGTCAATTATGGGTCCGTGGGAAACTATGGGAAACCCATGCATCGGTGGGAACAAAATGTTTCGACTTACAACTTTTTTTGCTCAGAGCACGTACGTGGTTCCTCTGCCTTCATTTCCtggttcatttatttttatggcAGATCGGTGGAATCCAGCTGACTTGCGGGACTCAAGATATGTATGGCTGCCATTGATCATTGGGGGACCAGTTGATCAGCCCCTTGATTACAATTTTGGGTTCCCCTTATGGTCAAGGGTTTCGATATACTGGCATAGAAAGTGGAAACTCCCTCAGGGGTGGAGTGGGTTGACATGGATGTAG
- the LOC107424935 gene encoding uncharacterized protein LOC107424935 isoform X2 codes for MSGNLAPLIVRVFSGSRCSISAVVWSLIGCLLILHLYSLVHQKDGMGGEIQFRMTHQPQFRELEEVEEENIQIPPPRGKRSPRAAKRRPKRTTTLVDEFLDENSQLRGVFFPDERTAVDPMKDLGNDTFYYYPGRIWLDTDGNPIQAHGGGILYDEKTRTYYWYGEYKDGPTYHAHKKGAARVDIIGVGCYSSKDLWKWKNEGVVLLAEEKNETHDLHKSNVLERPKVIYNQKTGKYVMWMHVDDANYTKAAVGVAISDYPTGPFDYLYSKRPHGFESRDMTIFKDDDGMAYLVYSSEDNSELHIGPLTEDYLDVTETMRRILVGQHREAPALFKHDETYYMITSGCTGWAPNEALAHAAESIMGPWETMGNPCIGGNKMFRLTTFFAQSTYVVPLPSFPGSFIFMADRWNPADLRDSRYVWLPLIIGGPVDQPLDYNFGFPLWSRVSIYWHRKWKLPQGWSGLTWM; via the exons ATGTCTGGGAATTTGGCCCCGCTTATTGTTCGGGTGTTTTCAG GGAGCAGATGTTCAATATCTGCTGTGGTGTGGAGCTTGATAGGTTGTCTTCTCATTCTTCATCTATACTCCCTTGTTCACCAAAAGGATGGGATGGGCGGAGAGATCCAGTTTCGCATGACTCACCAACCACAGTTCCGTGAACTTGAAGAGGTGGAGGAAGAAAATATCCAAATCCCCCCACCTAGGGGAAAAAGATCCCCACGTGCAGCTAAAAGAAGGCCTAAGCGGACAACCACTCTGGTCGATGAATTTCTAGATGAGAATTCACAACTTAGAGGAGTATTCTTTCCTGATGAGAGAACTGCTGTAGATCCAATGAAGGATTTGGGGAATGATACCTTTTACTATTACCCTGGAAGGATTTGGTTGGATACTGATGGAAATCCAATTCAAGCCCATGGAGGTGGTATTCTTTATGATGAAAAGACAAGGACATACTATTGGTATGGAGAATATAAAGATGGACCCACCTATCATGCTCACAAGAAAGGAGCAGCACGG GTTGACATCATAGGAGTTGGTTGCTATTCTTCCAAGGACTTGTGGAAATGGAAGAACGAAGGTGTTGTGCTGCTAGCAGAAGAGAAAAATGAAACACATGATCTACACAAATCCAATGTTCTTGAGAGGCCAAAAGTGATTTACAACCAGAAGACAGGGAAGTATGTAATGTGGATGCATGTTGACGATGCCAACTACACTAAAGCTGCTGTTGGTGTAGCAATTAGTGATTACCCAACTGGTCCTTTTGATTATCTATATAGCAAACGGCCACATGGTTTCGAAAGCAGAGATATGACCATTTTCAAGGATGATGATGGCATGGCATATCTGGTTTACTCCTCTGAAGACAATAGTGAACTTCACATTGGACCATTAACTGAAGATTATCTCGATGTGACAGAAACCATGAGAAGGATTCTAGTGGGACAACACCGGGAAGCCCCTGCTCTGTTCAAGCACGATGAAACTTATTACATGATCACCTCAGGCTGCACTGGATGGGCACCAAATGAGGCTCTAGCGCATGCAGCAGAGTCAATTATGGGTCCGTGGGAAACTATGGGAAACCCATGCATCGGTGGGAACAAAATGTTTCGACTTACAACTTTTTTTGCTCAGAGCACGTACGTGGTTCCTCTGCCTTCATTTCCtggttcatttatttttatggcAGATCGGTGGAATCCAGCTGACTTGCGGGACTCAAGATATGTATGGCTGCCATTGATCATTGGGGGACCAGTTGATCAGCCCCTTGATTACAATTTTGGGTTCCCCTTATGGTCAAGGGTTTCGATATACTGGCATAGAAAGTGGAAACTCCCTCAGGGGTGGAGTGGGTTGACATGGATGTAG
- the LOC125419894 gene encoding uncharacterized protein LOC125419894 isoform X2: MVFGIFMTFKHPNMKSWAISEFLEHYYITIFWLVLLFTFLALVSSSLVLSANQDSLKKMENLRESIENVGKDARRTIRKVVEAMTTMESLLVPYNSDMAKVLRVTSHQLGKASLLIQSVVHNIGASIHKAIQTSYIAHLVVVIFNLVLVVAALVLILTHWYPGFVIIIFLCWILTTFGWVLTGFDFFFHNFIEDTCAALEDVKLNPQNNSLSSVLPCMDPSYSQKIMVQIGSTVHIFISQLNSKAEDFYKMFGLDEQNENLYGVIQICNPFKGPPEYSYVPEGCPKNSIPISQIPNILASFTCFDEENNINEGCKSSGRVIPEASYNMARDYSEAIQDLLDIYPELKSLTECKLVKQFSNVVLQQCKSIRAAIRWLWVLMLFLSISMVALVLTWVAKAFQDRGRSFSMCSISPG, translated from the exons ATGGTATTCGGGATTTTCATGACTTTCAAGCACCCAAACATGAAGAGCTGGGCAATAAGCGAATTCCTGGAACATTACTACATCACAATATTCTGGCTTGTCCTCCTCTTTACGTTTCTCGCCCT AGTTTCGTCAAGTTTGGTGCTGTCAGCAAACCAGGATTCCTTAAAGAAGATGGAAAATTTGAGGGAAAGCATTGAGAATGTAGGTAAAGATGCTCGGCGAACCATCAGAAAAGTTGTGGAAGCAATGACAACAATGGAGAGTCTTTTGGTCCCTTATAATTCAGACATGGCTAAAGTCTTGCGTGTCACAAGCCATCAACTTGGGAAGGCATCGCTACTCATCCAAAGTGTTGTTCACAACATTGGGGCTTCCATTCACAAGGCAATTCAAACTTC ATATATAGCACATCTTGTGGTTGTAATCTTCAACTTGGTTTTAGTGGTTGCAGCATTAG TTCTGATCCTGACGCATTGGTATCCAGGATTTGTTAT TATAATTTTCCTGTGCTGGATCTTAACGACCTTTGGCTGGGTTTTGACTGGCTTTGATTTCTTCTTCCACAA TTTTATTGAAGATACATGTGCTGCACTTGAAGATGTTAAACTCAACCCCCAGAACAATAGTCTCAGCTCGGTGCTACCTTGCATGGATCCCTCATACTCGCAGAAGATAATGGTTCAAATTGGCTCCACCGTCCATATTTTTATATCTCAG TTGAATTCTAAAGCAGAAGACTTCTATAAGATGTTTGGATTAGATGAGCAGAATGAGAACTTATATGGAGTTATCCAAATATGCAATCCTTTCAAAGGACCACCTGAGTACAGCTATGTGCCAGAAGGCTGCCCAAAGAATTCTATTCCAATAAGCCAGATACCAAAT atcCTTGCAAGCTTCACTTGTTTTGATGAagagaataatattaatgaagGATGCAAAAGTAGTGGAAGAGTAATTCCTGAAGCCTCTTACAACATGGCCAGAGATTACAGTGAAGCAATCCAGGATCTGCTAGATATATATCCGGAGTTGAAGAGCCTCACAGAATGCAAATTAGTAAAACAATTTTCTAATGTGGTTTTGCAACAATGCAAGTCCATCAGGGCTGCAATTCGATGGCTATGGGTGTTGAtgctttttctttccatttccaTGGTGGCTTTGGTATTGACTTGGGTTGCAAAAGCTTTCCAAGATAGGGGAAGATCCTTCTCTATGTGTTCCATCAGCCCTGGATAG
- the LOC125419894 gene encoding uncharacterized protein LOC125419894 isoform X1 translates to MPGPNGVFLRNFVIILVSASVFSQNWLVFGSAVQEQSFKRPDPLRFFKYYNGDFDVQNKHYWASTALTGVHGYAIAGVWLLCGMVFGIFMTFKHPNMKSWAISEFLEHYYITIFWLVLLFTFLALVSSSLVLSANQDSLKKMENLRESIENVGKDARRTIRKVVEAMTTMESLLVPYNSDMAKVLRVTSHQLGKASLLIQSVVHNIGASIHKAIQTSYIAHLVVVIFNLVLVVAALVLILTHWYPGFVIIIFLCWILTTFGWVLTGFDFFFHNFIEDTCAALEDVKLNPQNNSLSSVLPCMDPSYSQKIMVQIGSTVHIFISQLNSKAEDFYKMFGLDEQNENLYGVIQICNPFKGPPEYSYVPEGCPKNSIPISQIPNILASFTCFDEENNINEGCKSSGRVIPEASYNMARDYSEAIQDLLDIYPELKSLTECKLVKQFSNVVLQQCKSIRAAIRWLWVLMLFLSISMVALVLTWVAKAFQDRGRSFSMCSISPG, encoded by the exons ATGCCCGGTCCAAATGGGGTGTTTCTTCGTAATTTTGTTATCATCTTGGTTTCAGCGTCGGTGTTCTCGCAAAATTGGTTGGTTTTTGGGTCTGCTGTTCAGGAACAGAGCTTCAAAAGACCAGATCCTCTGCGTTTCTTCAAGTACTACAATGGAGACTTTGATGTTCAAAATAAGCATTACTGGGCG TCTACGGCACTTACAGGAGTCCATGGATATGCAATTGCAGGAGTGTGGTTGCTATGCGGGATGGTATTCGGGATTTTCATGACTTTCAAGCACCCAAACATGAAGAGCTGGGCAATAAGCGAATTCCTGGAACATTACTACATCACAATATTCTGGCTTGTCCTCCTCTTTACGTTTCTCGCCCT AGTTTCGTCAAGTTTGGTGCTGTCAGCAAACCAGGATTCCTTAAAGAAGATGGAAAATTTGAGGGAAAGCATTGAGAATGTAGGTAAAGATGCTCGGCGAACCATCAGAAAAGTTGTGGAAGCAATGACAACAATGGAGAGTCTTTTGGTCCCTTATAATTCAGACATGGCTAAAGTCTTGCGTGTCACAAGCCATCAACTTGGGAAGGCATCGCTACTCATCCAAAGTGTTGTTCACAACATTGGGGCTTCCATTCACAAGGCAATTCAAACTTC ATATATAGCACATCTTGTGGTTGTAATCTTCAACTTGGTTTTAGTGGTTGCAGCATTAG TTCTGATCCTGACGCATTGGTATCCAGGATTTGTTAT TATAATTTTCCTGTGCTGGATCTTAACGACCTTTGGCTGGGTTTTGACTGGCTTTGATTTCTTCTTCCACAA TTTTATTGAAGATACATGTGCTGCACTTGAAGATGTTAAACTCAACCCCCAGAACAATAGTCTCAGCTCGGTGCTACCTTGCATGGATCCCTCATACTCGCAGAAGATAATGGTTCAAATTGGCTCCACCGTCCATATTTTTATATCTCAG TTGAATTCTAAAGCAGAAGACTTCTATAAGATGTTTGGATTAGATGAGCAGAATGAGAACTTATATGGAGTTATCCAAATATGCAATCCTTTCAAAGGACCACCTGAGTACAGCTATGTGCCAGAAGGCTGCCCAAAGAATTCTATTCCAATAAGCCAGATACCAAAT atcCTTGCAAGCTTCACTTGTTTTGATGAagagaataatattaatgaagGATGCAAAAGTAGTGGAAGAGTAATTCCTGAAGCCTCTTACAACATGGCCAGAGATTACAGTGAAGCAATCCAGGATCTGCTAGATATATATCCGGAGTTGAAGAGCCTCACAGAATGCAAATTAGTAAAACAATTTTCTAATGTGGTTTTGCAACAATGCAAGTCCATCAGGGCTGCAATTCGATGGCTATGGGTGTTGAtgctttttctttccatttccaTGGTGGCTTTGGTATTGACTTGGGTTGCAAAAGCTTTCCAAGATAGGGGAAGATCCTTCTCTATGTGTTCCATCAGCCCTGGATAG
- the LOC107424927 gene encoding ADP-ribosylation factor-like protein 8a isoform X1 gives MGLWEAFLNWLRSLFFKQEMELSLIGLQNAGKTSLVNVVATGGYSEDMIPTVGFNMKKVTKGNVTIKLWDLGGQPRFRSMWERYCRAVSAIVYVVDAADPDNLSISKRELHDLLSKPSLSGIPLLVLGNKIDKPGALSKQALTDQMELRLITDREVCCFMISCKNSTNIDSVIDWLVKHSKSKS, from the exons ATGGGTTTGTGGGAAGCTTTTCTCAATTGGCTCCGAAG CCTCTTTTTCAAGCAGGAAATGGAGCTGTCTTTGATAGGACTTCAGAATGCTGGAAAGACTTCACTTGTAAATGTTGTAGCG ACTGGTGGATACAGTGAGGATATGATCCCCACG GTAggatttaatatgaaaaaggtAACAAAAGGGAATGTTACAATAAAGTTGTGGGATCTTGGAGGTCAACCTAGGTTCCGAAGCATGTGGGAGAGATACTGTCGAGCAGTTTCTGCTATAGT GTATGTCGTTGATGCTGCAGATCCTGATAACTTAAGCATTTCGAAACGTGAACTTCATGATTTGTTGAGTAAACCCTCATTGAGTGGTATACCATTGCTGGTGCTAGGAAACAAGATTGATAAGCCAGGAGCTCTGTCTAAACAGGCTTTGACTGATCAAAT GGAACTCAGATTAATTACAGATAGAGAAGTTTGTTGCTTCATGATCTCATGCAAGAACTCAACCAACATTGACTCAGTTATTGATTGGCTTGTAAAGCATTCAAAATCAAAAAGCTGA
- the LOC107424927 gene encoding ADP-ribosylation factor-like protein 8a isoform X2 — MNGTITVAGLFFKQEMELSLIGLQNAGKTSLVNVVATGGYSEDMIPTVGFNMKKVTKGNVTIKLWDLGGQPRFRSMWERYCRAVSAIVYVVDAADPDNLSISKRELHDLLSKPSLSGIPLLVLGNKIDKPGALSKQALTDQMELRLITDREVCCFMISCKNSTNIDSVIDWLVKHSKSKS; from the exons ATGAATGGAACAATTACAGTTGCAGG CCTCTTTTTCAAGCAGGAAATGGAGCTGTCTTTGATAGGACTTCAGAATGCTGGAAAGACTTCACTTGTAAATGTTGTAGCG ACTGGTGGATACAGTGAGGATATGATCCCCACG GTAggatttaatatgaaaaaggtAACAAAAGGGAATGTTACAATAAAGTTGTGGGATCTTGGAGGTCAACCTAGGTTCCGAAGCATGTGGGAGAGATACTGTCGAGCAGTTTCTGCTATAGT GTATGTCGTTGATGCTGCAGATCCTGATAACTTAAGCATTTCGAAACGTGAACTTCATGATTTGTTGAGTAAACCCTCATTGAGTGGTATACCATTGCTGGTGCTAGGAAACAAGATTGATAAGCCAGGAGCTCTGTCTAAACAGGCTTTGACTGATCAAAT GGAACTCAGATTAATTACAGATAGAGAAGTTTGTTGCTTCATGATCTCATGCAAGAACTCAACCAACATTGACTCAGTTATTGATTGGCTTGTAAAGCATTCAAAATCAAAAAGCTGA